TCGACGTCGAACGGCTGCACCAGATAGTTCAGCATCCGGCGGGCTTCGATGAAGCGGACATCGTTCGCGGAGGTGATCCGCGGGTTGTACGCGGTGGGCTCGGTGGCCAGCGCTCCGGTTTTCAGGATCGTCAGATCCACTGGCGACATACCGGGCTGTGGATTGCCGTCGACTGTGCTGGAGCATCCCGCGGCCAAGACGATCGAGCTGGCGAGTATCGCGAAAGTCCGAAGTCTGTACCTCACTCGGGCCCCCTCATTTACTCGTCAACAGCGCGTACTGTGCGGAGACCTTCTGGTGCAGGTCCTGCAACTGCTTTCCGAATGCCTGCACCGTGTATCGATCGACCTGGAAGACGCACAGGTTCATAGCGACTGCCTGAGTGCTCGCCGCGATGTCCGCGTAGCACTCGACGTGGTCGCCGAGCCCGGTCGGCGCCCCGACCAGCTTCTGGTCGGATTTCAGCTGTTTCGACGGTTGCCAGGCTGCCCATAGATCATCAGCGCCCTGTCGCGTCTTGCTACGGAAGACCACGGCGTCGCCGAACGAGACGAGATCGACTCCGCTCTTTTCGAGGGTCGCCAGGGAGTTCTGCGTGCCGTCCATCAGAGACATCACGCCACGACCGGCATATACCCCGTCGGGATCGGCGCGGATCGGTGATTCCGGATTGCTCGGAATCGTCCGCGCGAGCAGCCCTCCCGGGTCCAGTGGGACCTGCGGGAGTTCGTCGGAGGGGGTCGGCCGGAACGTGGCGAGCAGCGGGATCTGTACGTCGAGCATCTTCTCGACCTGGGCGGTCAGAGCGGGGAGATCGGGCGCGGAGGTGTCGTCCTCCACCTTGATGTAGACGACGTACCGGTCGTGGACGGTCCAGGAACCGAGCGACGACACGTCCGGACGCCAATGTGCCGTCGTATTCGGGTGTTTCGTGATCGCGACCGGCTGGTTGTCGCGGTTGTAGGTGAAGTCGTCGTGCTCGAGCGTCGGGCCGACTGTCATGGCGGTCTCGGCGTCAGGGAACATCATGACCGCCAGGCTGAGCGTGCGCCTCGGTGCCTCCCGCGGGCCCCCGGTGCTCCACGCGTTGACCCAGCCTGCGACGAGATCCTTCGCGACCTCGTCGAAGGTGTCGTTGATGACCAGCTTCCCCAGCGACCTCTGGTTGTAGACGATGTGTGGCCGCAGCGACCAGGTATCTTCGACGTAGGTGGGGTCGGCCTCGAACGGCAATGCCACGAAGTCGGCGAGCCGCTGCGATTCGCGCGCGCGTGCCTGTTTCTCGTTCTTGGCGTTGCCGATCTCGCGCGGCTTGGTCTGATAGTTCCCGACATCCAACGTGGCCGGATCCGGCTGCACCCGCTCGGCCCGGCCCGGCACAGTCGAACCACATGCGCCGACACCGACGGCCAGCATTCCCGACATGATCAGGGCATATGCGGTTCGGAGCGGCATCGGTCTCGCGGCAAACTGCAACGTCCCTCCCCAAAAGCCTTGCGTAGTCCCGCGGATTGTACTTCACCGGTCCCCGCCAGCCCGGACCGAACGGTCTGCGG
The DNA window shown above is from Nocardia sp. NBC_01730 and carries:
- a CDS encoding DUF7373 family lipoprotein; translation: MPLRTAYALIMSGMLAVGVGACGSTVPGRAERVQPDPATLDVGNYQTKPREIGNAKNEKQARARESQRLADFVALPFEADPTYVEDTWSLRPHIVYNQRSLGKLVINDTFDEVAKDLVAGWVNAWSTGGPREAPRRTLSLAVMMFPDAETAMTVGPTLEHDDFTYNRDNQPVAITKHPNTTAHWRPDVSSLGSWTVHDRYVVYIKVEDDTSAPDLPALTAQVEKMLDVQIPLLATFRPTPSDELPQVPLDPGGLLARTIPSNPESPIRADPDGVYAGRGVMSLMDGTQNSLATLEKSGVDLVSFGDAVVFRSKTRQGADDLWAAWQPSKQLKSDQKLVGAPTGLGDHVECYADIAASTQAVAMNLCVFQVDRYTVQAFGKQLQDLHQKVSAQYALLTSK